In a genomic window of Struthio camelus isolate bStrCam1 chromosome 20, bStrCam1.hap1, whole genome shotgun sequence:
- the CCDC180 gene encoding coiled-coil domain-containing protein 180 isoform X4, whose protein sequence is MLPVGAVRLVPSGEVYKQIFEDEVHLVRSLDEVRSKAKFSVMSERIPLVKVSEVRTDARPLLHYQKCIERVPYNDFTEKTVLCREAATFQKTWKSEATIAVEEVRALPDFVVPKKTSSNILERLSGRRRGRHDEALTLMHRELACIAREMEPFVLEPGNLLLTKLLESDRKIEFLFKKIELHTALEGFSIESLEELWDVIHQESLTRRKWIREMDETLRKVEWRRTDKITDVLRKYTVMLEEISFLLPPDVYRFMNDEAMIINRALLANRRAIAKLFFNLMKTELKRELSHRLKWQDRVKEWKLLQKNYAVHSFREFMASEEIQNPPTVQQEMENMITDQILLDERRLEFLQHLGNLLPPLHTKAEINEWYESLVNLNKSIDTHNAQCLMKIRVQYEKVQQKCLTEVQLRKSKLLNWNVCTKKEVEEIVSSDLLQLTEKLRSRFEEELDHMDRDLEELAKQNEQNCRDFYSYFQEAIVLWDVHQLKLSYQEDELKKQLDECRWKQDNLIRMTEANLDIVLDKMRTASSEEKLKKYLEKAVSSLDEIRAGYETFNQVLMDKVMAYPEAVLQELISYSVSISQYFNVKEIFKQNLEEKTDTTFQEQELVEVSEAENMVEQQAESLVQEYEEEEQKADSIQQENEETHTPENEDVFARETEETEKQGEGESIPHESEETDHIEQGVIFAQDYEEENKFEGEGSLAQDHDEMRNLFQVEDLINSGKVESSEFALEIFSTSSGNTYTVSGVEEAGKTSTPDNCFTEYEKKEALPVYLKHVLIKETVFAELKKWIRLCFFEHLEKWFTQSLSNSSVIVAARKEELNSELSLHFHLCQSRQEHIKTNIYNVRAAELLLHKERLECHCAGVMEALSKEENEFLRLRDEQNTISKDFCSRIRDMGSVFLGAAKTEKLVSFTESLHSELLNHLEVIQISLRSYRNYLEEALGKLRDSSVDFLKACRLFSEGGNFSPEEIQSFSKRLQKECERIDSFEGLIMVDMEKMESDYFEQATELINQSETKFRYLSMDRVFMEKIQRFLTNLQVQIKSEVANSNLQAVTLNSYLEKLHQKIDACAHPTADKEALTSEELYDFSKVVLKELKKRSQYLDCLQVNLTSLYVNEDFAPSASDITLQGPIAVAMRAESLRDENNVMVMGMDPVKFPLLNPSRMGKSAVEDVSISIIRNLLEIRPPRKSSVSNPERNDCSSSLGPAILPSSKKNSLLNVPDGGPQNSAYNYSALSPKRSSSFNKKISTGSIQKYSRPGRNDKRFYIFAEKPPESDTFKGIINSILWAGNDSLLYLAEEFYRKDKHQITIPEDLPETFEHCAERLSQKLLSYQSQTDDYYNSCLIEFRDQLKLFEEELPYVSQLAVDSLLKEHEQKLSCSTDQIRHLFNKQLEVWESVKAVHTNQLRPSLGHPDNLLQLETLCQKEIKRQKDQADAIHLNTQMMQACAAECAQNFVSALAAFTEKLLLELDESITIDDVQLAKIEMPREKISTLIRRKQAGLSLETCEVKQLIERGSRTWPGIPVTTLTDNSDYILCRETASVTTAKTTLGHVAVVEARDAVYEQN, encoded by the exons ATGCTGCCAGTGGGGGCTGTCCGCCTTGTCCCCAGCGGTGAAGTCTACAAGCAGATCTTTGAAGATGAG GTTCATTTAGTACGCTCTTTGGATGAAGTAAGGAGCAAGGCTAAGTTTTCTGTGATGAGTGAAAGGATACCTTTGGTTAAGGTCTCAGAAGTTCGTACGGATGCAAGGCCATTATTGCATTACCAGAAGTGCATTGAAAGAGTGCCCTATAATGACTTCACAGAAAAAACAGTGTTGTGCAG gGAAGCTGCAACGTTTCAAAAGACTTGGAAAAGTGAGGCTACAATTGCAGTCGAGGAAGTCAGAGCCTTGCCTGATTTTGTTG ttcccaagaaaacaagcagtaaTATTTTGGAACGCCTGTCAGGACGCAGGCGAGGCCGTCATGATGAAGCACTGACCTTAATGCATCGTGAGCTTGCCTGCATTGCAAGG GAAATGGAACCCTTTGTTTTGGAGCCTGGAAATTTGCTTTTGACAAAACTATTGGAATCGGAtagaaaaattgaatttttattcaaaaagaTTGAGCTCCACACTGCTCTGGAAGGCTTCTCAATAGAA AGTTTGGAAGAACTGTGGGATGTCATCCACCAGGAATCCTTGACCAGAAGGAAGTGGATTAGGGAAATGGACGAAACCTTAAGAAAGGTTGAATGGCGTCGAACTGACAAA ATAACAGATGTACTGAGGAAGTATACTGTGATGCTGGAGGAAATTTCCTTCCTCTTACCACCTGACGTTTACAGGTTCATGAATGATGAAGCCATG aTTATTAACAGAGCCCTATTGGCCAATCGGAGGGCAATTGCCAAGCTATTTTTTAATCTAATGAAAACAGAGTTGAAAAGAGAATTATCACATCGATTGAAATGGCAAGACAGGGTGAAGGAGTGGAAGCTTCTACAAAAGAACTATGCAGTTCACAGTTTCAG AGAATTTATGGCAAGTGAAGAAATACAGAATCCACCAACTGTACaacaagaaatggaaaatatgatAACGGATCAGATTTTACTTGATGAAAGGAGACTAGAATTTCTGCAACACCTTGG TAATCTGTTGCCTCCATTGCACACGAAAGCGGAGATAAATGAATGGTACGAGTCGTTGGTGAACCTAAACAAAAGCATAG ATACCCACAATGCGCAGTGTCTGATGAAAATTCGTGTCCAGTATGAGAAGGTCCAGCAGAAATGTCTGACGGAAGTGCAGTTACGCAAG AGTAAACTGTTGAATTGGAATGTTTGCACAAAAAAGGAGGTTGAAGAAATTGTGAGTTCTGACTTACTTCAGTTGACTGAGAAACTACGAAGCCGGTTTGAAGAAGAACTGGATCATATGGAT AGAGACTTGGAGGAGCTGGCTAAGCAGAATGAACAAAATTGTAGAGACTTCTACAGCTATTTTCAGGAGGCCATTGTCCTCTGGGATGTCCATCAACTCAAACTCTCCTACCAAGAAGATGAACTTAAGAAGCAATTAGATGAATGCAGATGGAAACAAGATAACTTAATACGg ATGACAGAAGCTAATCTGGATATAGTTTTGGataaaatgagaacagcaagctctgaagaaaagctgaagaaatatttAGAGAAAGCCGTTTCTTCTTTGGATGAAATTAGAGCTGG GTATGAGACATTCAACCAAGTTCTAATGGATAAAGTGATGGCTTACCCAGAAGCTGTTTTGCAGGAGTTGATTTCTTATAGTGTATCCATCAGCcaatattttaatgtaaaggaAATCTTTAAACAG AACTTGGAAGAAAAGACAGACACCACTTTTCAAGAGCAAG AATTAGTTGAGGTTTCAGAAGCTGAAAACATGGTAGagcagcaagctgagagccttGTGCAAGAATATGAAGAAGAGGAGCAAAAGGCTGATAGCATTcagcaggaaaatgaagaaacacATACACCTGAGAACGAGGACGTCTTTGCACGAGAaactgaagaaacagagaaacaaggggagggggagagtaTTCCTCATGAAAGTGAAGAAACTGATCATATAGAACAGGGGGTAATCTTTGCACAAGACTATGAAGAAGAGAATAAATTTGAAGGTGAAGGAAGTCTTGCACAAGATCATGATGAAATGAGAAATCTCTTCCAGGTGGAG GATCTCATCAACAGTGGCAAGGTGGAAAGCTCTGAATTTGCTCTTGAGATCTTTTCCACTTCTAGTGGAAACACTTACACAGTTTCTGGAGTGGAAGAGGCAGGAAAGACCAGCACCCCAGACAATTGTTTtactgaatatgaaaaaaaagaagcacttcCTGTGTACCTGAAACATGTACTTATAAAAGAAACTGTGTTTGCAGAGCTTAAAAAATG GATCCGCCTCTGCTTTTTCGAACACTTGGAGAAGTGGTTTACACAGTCCTTATCCAACTCTTCTGTCATTGTGGCTGCCAGGAAAGAGGAGCTGAATTCAGAACTTAGCTTGCATTTTCACTTGTGTCAGTCAAGGCAGGAGCATATAAAGACAAATATCTACAATGTTAGAGCTG CGGAACTGTTGCTTCACAAAGAGCGTCTAGAGTGCCACTGTGCAGGGGTGATGGAAGCTctaagcaaggaagaaaatgaatttctcaGACTTCGTGATGAGCAAAATACCATCAGCAAAGATTTCTGCTCGCGGATCCGTGACATGGGATCTGTCTTCCTTGGTGCTGCTAAGACTGAGAA GTTGGTTTCTTTCACTGAAAGTCTGCACTCAGAGCTGCTTAATCATCTGGAAGTCATCCAGATTTCCCTGAGAAGTTACCGGAACTATTTGGAGGAAGCTTTGGGAAAATTACGAGATTCAAGCGTGGATTTTCTCAAAGCTTGCAG attattttcagaGGGAGGTAACTTTTCTCCTGAAGAGATACAGTCTTTCAGCAAGCGTCTTCAGAAAGAATGTGAGCGTATTGACTCTTTTGAAGGTTTAATCATGGTTGATATGGAGAAAATGGAATCAGACTACTTTGAGCAG GCTACTGAACTTATCAACCAGTCGGAAACAAAATTCCGTTATCTTTCTATGGATCGAGTCTTTATGGAAAAGATCCAACGATTTCTGACAAATCTACAAGTGCAAATCAAGTCAGAG GTAGCAAATTCCAATTTGCAGGCAGTGACATTGAACTCCTATCTGGAGAAGCTCCATCAAAAAATAGATGCTTGTGCTCATCCTACTGCAGATAAAGAA GCTTTGACTTCAGAAGAGTTGTATGACTTTTCCAAAGTAGtgttgaaagaactgaaaaagaggAGCCAGTATCTTGATTGCTTGCAAGTAAATTTAACCAGCCTTTATGTTAAT GAGGACTTTGCCCCTTCTGCATCAGATATTACGTTGCAAGGCCCAATTGCAGTTGCCATGCGAGCAGAGTCTCTCAGAGATGAGAACAATGTGATGGTGATGGGGATGGATCCTGTTAAATTTCCTTTGTTAAATCCGAGCAGAATGGGGAAGTCTGCAGTTGAAGATGTATCAATAAGCATTATTAGAAATTTACTCGA AATTCGGCCACCCAGAAAATCTTCAGTCTCGAATCCTGAGAGAAACGATTGTTCAAGTTCATTAGGACCAG CAATTCTTCCCTCATCAAAGAAGAATTCTCTCTTAAATGTGCCTGATGGAGGTCCCCAGAACTCTGCTTACAATTACTCCGCTCTGAGCCCCAAAAGGTCATCgtcttttaataaaaagatatCAACAGGAAG CATACAGAAATACAGCAGACCAGGCCGCAATGACAAGAGATTCTATATATTTGCAGAGAAGCCTCCAGAATCTGA taCTTTTAAGGGGATTATTAACAGCATTCTCTGGGCAGGTAATGACAGCTTGCTCTATCTTGCTGAG GAGTTCTACCGGAAAGATAAGCATCAAATCACAATTCCCGAAGATCTACCGGAGACTTTTGAACACTGTGCCGAACGGCTCAGCCAGAAACTACTGTCATACCAGAGTCAGACAGATGATTACTATAATTCCTGTCTAATTG AATTTCGGGATCAGTTGAAGTTGTTTGAAGAGGAACTCCCTTATGTCTCACAGTTAGCAGTTGATAGTCTTTTAAAAGAGCATGAGCAGAAGCTCAGCTGTTCCACCGATCAGATTCGGCACCTCTTCAATAAACAGCTGGAAGTCTGGGAGAGTGTAAAG GCTGTGCACACAAATCAGTTACGTCCTTCTCTGGGACATCCAGACAACTTACTTCAGCTGGAAACTTTGtgccaaaaggaaataaaaaggcagaaagaccAAGCTGATGCTATTCATCTCAATACACAGATGATGCAG GCCTGTGCTGCTGAGTGTGCTCAGAACTTTGTTTCGGCGCTAGCTGCCTTCACTGAAAAGCTGCTTCTGGAATTAGATGAAAGTATCACAATTGATGATGTACAACTAGCAA AAATTGAAATGCCGAGAGAGAAGATATCCACCCTAATCCGACGTAAACAAGCCGGGCTTTCTCTAGAAACCTGTGAAGTTAAACAGTTGATTGAACGTGGGAGCAG gacTTGGCCAGGAATACCGGTGACTACTCTTACGGACAATTCAGACTATATTCTTTGCAGGGAAACTGCCTCTGTGACAACAGCTAAGACTACACTGGGCCATGTAGCAGTAGTAGAAGCAAGAGATGCAGTATATGAG
- the CCDC180 gene encoding coiled-coil domain-containing protein 180 isoform X3 produces the protein MSERIPLVKVSEVRTDARPLLHYQKCIERVPYNDFTEKTVLCREAATFQKTWKSEATIAVEEVRALPDFVVPKKTSSNILERLSGRRRGRHDEALTLMHRELACIAREMEPFVLEPGNLLLTKLLESDRKIEFLFKKIELHTALEGFSIESLEELWDVIHQESLTRRKWIREMDETLRKVEWRRTDKITDVLRKYTVMLEEISFLLPPDVYRFMNDEAMIINRALLANRRAIAKLFFNLMKTELKRELSHRLKWQDRVKEWKLLQKNYAVHSFREFMASEEIQNPPTVQQEMENMITDQILLDERRLEFLQHLGNLLPPLHTKAEINEWYESLVNLNKSIDTHNAQCLMKIRVQYEKVQQKCLTEVQLRKSKLLNWNVCTKKEVEEIVSSDLLQLTEKLRSRFEEELDHMDRDLEELAKQNEQNCRDFYSYFQEAIVLWDVHQLKLSYQEDELKKQLDECRWKQDNLIRMTEANLDIVLDKMRTASSEEKLKKYLEKAVSSLDEIRAGYETFNQVLMDKVMAYPEAVLQELISYSVSISQYFNVKEIFKQNLEEKTDTTFQEQELVEVSEAENMVEQQAESLVQEYEEEEQKADSIQQENEETHTPENEDVFARETEETEKQGEGESIPHESEETDHIEQGVIFAQDYEEENKFEGEGSLAQDHDEMRNLFQVEDLINSGKVESSEFALEIFSTSSGNTYTVSGVEEAGKTSTPDNCFTEYEKKEALPVYLKHVLIKETVFAELKKWIRLCFFEHLEKWFTQSLSNSSVIVAARKEELNSELSLHFHLCQSRQEHIKTNIYNVRAAELLLHKERLECHCAGVMEALSKEENEFLRLRDEQNTISKDFCSRIRDMGSVFLGAAKTEKLVSFTESLHSELLNHLEVIQISLRSYRNYLEEALGKLRDSSVDFLKACRLFSEGGNFSPEEIQSFSKRLQKECERIDSFEGLIMVDMEKMESDYFEQATELINQSETKFRYLSMDRVFMEKIQRFLTNLQVQIKSEVANSNLQAVTLNSYLEKLHQKIDACAHPTADKEALTSEELYDFSKVVLKELKKRSQYLDCLQVNLTSLYVNEDFAPSASDITLQGPIAVAMRAESLRDENNVMVMGMDPVKFPLLNPSRMGKSAVEDVSISIIRNLLEIRPPRKSSVSNPERNDCSSSLGPAILPSSKKNSLLNVPDGGPQNSAYNYSALSPKRSSSFNKKISTGSIQKYSRPGRNDKRFYIFAEKPPESDTFKGIINSILWAGNDSLLYLAEEFYRKDKHQITIPEDLPETFEHCAERLSQKLLSYQSQTDDYYNSCLIEFRDQLKLFEEELPYVSQLAVDSLLKEHEQKLSCSTDQIRHLFNKQLEVWESVKAVHTNQLRPSLGHPDNLLQLETLCQKEIKRQKDQADAIHLNTQMMQACAAECAQNFVSALAAFTEKLLLELDESITIDDVQLAKIEMPREKISTLIRRKQAGLSLETCEVKQLIERGSRTWPGIPVTTLTDNSDYILCRETASVTTAKTTLGHVAVVEARDAVYEKYKGKLEQQFTQIKEESTAQLMTTQRWEEWWKRSIQKIKQLYT, from the exons ATGAGTGAAAGGATACCTTTGGTTAAGGTCTCAGAAGTTCGTACGGATGCAAGGCCATTATTGCATTACCAGAAGTGCATTGAAAGAGTGCCCTATAATGACTTCACAGAAAAAACAGTGTTGTGCAG gGAAGCTGCAACGTTTCAAAAGACTTGGAAAAGTGAGGCTACAATTGCAGTCGAGGAAGTCAGAGCCTTGCCTGATTTTGTTG ttcccaagaaaacaagcagtaaTATTTTGGAACGCCTGTCAGGACGCAGGCGAGGCCGTCATGATGAAGCACTGACCTTAATGCATCGTGAGCTTGCCTGCATTGCAAGG GAAATGGAACCCTTTGTTTTGGAGCCTGGAAATTTGCTTTTGACAAAACTATTGGAATCGGAtagaaaaattgaatttttattcaaaaagaTTGAGCTCCACACTGCTCTGGAAGGCTTCTCAATAGAA AGTTTGGAAGAACTGTGGGATGTCATCCACCAGGAATCCTTGACCAGAAGGAAGTGGATTAGGGAAATGGACGAAACCTTAAGAAAGGTTGAATGGCGTCGAACTGACAAA ATAACAGATGTACTGAGGAAGTATACTGTGATGCTGGAGGAAATTTCCTTCCTCTTACCACCTGACGTTTACAGGTTCATGAATGATGAAGCCATG aTTATTAACAGAGCCCTATTGGCCAATCGGAGGGCAATTGCCAAGCTATTTTTTAATCTAATGAAAACAGAGTTGAAAAGAGAATTATCACATCGATTGAAATGGCAAGACAGGGTGAAGGAGTGGAAGCTTCTACAAAAGAACTATGCAGTTCACAGTTTCAG AGAATTTATGGCAAGTGAAGAAATACAGAATCCACCAACTGTACaacaagaaatggaaaatatgatAACGGATCAGATTTTACTTGATGAAAGGAGACTAGAATTTCTGCAACACCTTGG TAATCTGTTGCCTCCATTGCACACGAAAGCGGAGATAAATGAATGGTACGAGTCGTTGGTGAACCTAAACAAAAGCATAG ATACCCACAATGCGCAGTGTCTGATGAAAATTCGTGTCCAGTATGAGAAGGTCCAGCAGAAATGTCTGACGGAAGTGCAGTTACGCAAG AGTAAACTGTTGAATTGGAATGTTTGCACAAAAAAGGAGGTTGAAGAAATTGTGAGTTCTGACTTACTTCAGTTGACTGAGAAACTACGAAGCCGGTTTGAAGAAGAACTGGATCATATGGAT AGAGACTTGGAGGAGCTGGCTAAGCAGAATGAACAAAATTGTAGAGACTTCTACAGCTATTTTCAGGAGGCCATTGTCCTCTGGGATGTCCATCAACTCAAACTCTCCTACCAAGAAGATGAACTTAAGAAGCAATTAGATGAATGCAGATGGAAACAAGATAACTTAATACGg ATGACAGAAGCTAATCTGGATATAGTTTTGGataaaatgagaacagcaagctctgaagaaaagctgaagaaatatttAGAGAAAGCCGTTTCTTCTTTGGATGAAATTAGAGCTGG GTATGAGACATTCAACCAAGTTCTAATGGATAAAGTGATGGCTTACCCAGAAGCTGTTTTGCAGGAGTTGATTTCTTATAGTGTATCCATCAGCcaatattttaatgtaaaggaAATCTTTAAACAG AACTTGGAAGAAAAGACAGACACCACTTTTCAAGAGCAAG AATTAGTTGAGGTTTCAGAAGCTGAAAACATGGTAGagcagcaagctgagagccttGTGCAAGAATATGAAGAAGAGGAGCAAAAGGCTGATAGCATTcagcaggaaaatgaagaaacacATACACCTGAGAACGAGGACGTCTTTGCACGAGAaactgaagaaacagagaaacaaggggagggggagagtaTTCCTCATGAAAGTGAAGAAACTGATCATATAGAACAGGGGGTAATCTTTGCACAAGACTATGAAGAAGAGAATAAATTTGAAGGTGAAGGAAGTCTTGCACAAGATCATGATGAAATGAGAAATCTCTTCCAGGTGGAG GATCTCATCAACAGTGGCAAGGTGGAAAGCTCTGAATTTGCTCTTGAGATCTTTTCCACTTCTAGTGGAAACACTTACACAGTTTCTGGAGTGGAAGAGGCAGGAAAGACCAGCACCCCAGACAATTGTTTtactgaatatgaaaaaaaagaagcacttcCTGTGTACCTGAAACATGTACTTATAAAAGAAACTGTGTTTGCAGAGCTTAAAAAATG GATCCGCCTCTGCTTTTTCGAACACTTGGAGAAGTGGTTTACACAGTCCTTATCCAACTCTTCTGTCATTGTGGCTGCCAGGAAAGAGGAGCTGAATTCAGAACTTAGCTTGCATTTTCACTTGTGTCAGTCAAGGCAGGAGCATATAAAGACAAATATCTACAATGTTAGAGCTG CGGAACTGTTGCTTCACAAAGAGCGTCTAGAGTGCCACTGTGCAGGGGTGATGGAAGCTctaagcaaggaagaaaatgaatttctcaGACTTCGTGATGAGCAAAATACCATCAGCAAAGATTTCTGCTCGCGGATCCGTGACATGGGATCTGTCTTCCTTGGTGCTGCTAAGACTGAGAA GTTGGTTTCTTTCACTGAAAGTCTGCACTCAGAGCTGCTTAATCATCTGGAAGTCATCCAGATTTCCCTGAGAAGTTACCGGAACTATTTGGAGGAAGCTTTGGGAAAATTACGAGATTCAAGCGTGGATTTTCTCAAAGCTTGCAG attattttcagaGGGAGGTAACTTTTCTCCTGAAGAGATACAGTCTTTCAGCAAGCGTCTTCAGAAAGAATGTGAGCGTATTGACTCTTTTGAAGGTTTAATCATGGTTGATATGGAGAAAATGGAATCAGACTACTTTGAGCAG GCTACTGAACTTATCAACCAGTCGGAAACAAAATTCCGTTATCTTTCTATGGATCGAGTCTTTATGGAAAAGATCCAACGATTTCTGACAAATCTACAAGTGCAAATCAAGTCAGAG GTAGCAAATTCCAATTTGCAGGCAGTGACATTGAACTCCTATCTGGAGAAGCTCCATCAAAAAATAGATGCTTGTGCTCATCCTACTGCAGATAAAGAA GCTTTGACTTCAGAAGAGTTGTATGACTTTTCCAAAGTAGtgttgaaagaactgaaaaagaggAGCCAGTATCTTGATTGCTTGCAAGTAAATTTAACCAGCCTTTATGTTAAT GAGGACTTTGCCCCTTCTGCATCAGATATTACGTTGCAAGGCCCAATTGCAGTTGCCATGCGAGCAGAGTCTCTCAGAGATGAGAACAATGTGATGGTGATGGGGATGGATCCTGTTAAATTTCCTTTGTTAAATCCGAGCAGAATGGGGAAGTCTGCAGTTGAAGATGTATCAATAAGCATTATTAGAAATTTACTCGA AATTCGGCCACCCAGAAAATCTTCAGTCTCGAATCCTGAGAGAAACGATTGTTCAAGTTCATTAGGACCAG CAATTCTTCCCTCATCAAAGAAGAATTCTCTCTTAAATGTGCCTGATGGAGGTCCCCAGAACTCTGCTTACAATTACTCCGCTCTGAGCCCCAAAAGGTCATCgtcttttaataaaaagatatCAACAGGAAG CATACAGAAATACAGCAGACCAGGCCGCAATGACAAGAGATTCTATATATTTGCAGAGAAGCCTCCAGAATCTGA taCTTTTAAGGGGATTATTAACAGCATTCTCTGGGCAGGTAATGACAGCTTGCTCTATCTTGCTGAG GAGTTCTACCGGAAAGATAAGCATCAAATCACAATTCCCGAAGATCTACCGGAGACTTTTGAACACTGTGCCGAACGGCTCAGCCAGAAACTACTGTCATACCAGAGTCAGACAGATGATTACTATAATTCCTGTCTAATTG AATTTCGGGATCAGTTGAAGTTGTTTGAAGAGGAACTCCCTTATGTCTCACAGTTAGCAGTTGATAGTCTTTTAAAAGAGCATGAGCAGAAGCTCAGCTGTTCCACCGATCAGATTCGGCACCTCTTCAATAAACAGCTGGAAGTCTGGGAGAGTGTAAAG GCTGTGCACACAAATCAGTTACGTCCTTCTCTGGGACATCCAGACAACTTACTTCAGCTGGAAACTTTGtgccaaaaggaaataaaaaggcagaaagaccAAGCTGATGCTATTCATCTCAATACACAGATGATGCAG GCCTGTGCTGCTGAGTGTGCTCAGAACTTTGTTTCGGCGCTAGCTGCCTTCACTGAAAAGCTGCTTCTGGAATTAGATGAAAGTATCACAATTGATGATGTACAACTAGCAA AAATTGAAATGCCGAGAGAGAAGATATCCACCCTAATCCGACGTAAACAAGCCGGGCTTTCTCTAGAAACCTGTGAAGTTAAACAGTTGATTGAACGTGGGAGCAG gacTTGGCCAGGAATACCGGTGACTACTCTTACGGACAATTCAGACTATATTCTTTGCAGGGAAACTGCCTCTGTGACAACAGCTAAGACTACACTGGGCCATGTAGCAGTAGTAGAAGCAAGAGATGCAGTATATGAG